A single Paenibacillus sp. FSL R5-0517 DNA region contains:
- a CDS encoding extracellular solute-binding protein, translating into MKKKVFQKAGLISAALLLVLSTVGCNTNGIGNTDNKTPNLTIYTQSATYEGAVGGYMGKVMKDKLNVSLNVMPNSVGGSSRFETKMATGNLGDMVLFTSSDDFKKAIEAGSVLDLKEDLDQMPNVSRFKEAITRMEDSFGGVYGIPTGVSDVNNVTQLDPVSIPSLRFDYYQELGTPEIKEYWDYYDVIKKMVEAHPTTENGDKFYGMSLFSEWDGRSVNMAKQIALSYGFTSTDGVNSYDFIMPHGTEDKIEKILDENSYYLQALKWYNKFYQNGMLDEDSVSQTWEDYLAKANKGQSALWVYGYMGTLNYNPSNLEMVKRGKGYKRIPFSNLMASEAKTSTVGGRWFWAISSTSENKEASIKVLDYFYSDEGALNYHLGPEGLFWQKNDKGEPELTELGKSPVDSVVPDEFGGGKTGDTFKYMFNGAALDENTINSTIKAPMNKTTWKSYLQDNAELLDQNWTEHYEGALSAKEYLLKNNMLASYTVVNVPNFKYDDQLAVKRDQVGEIIKELSWKMIYARNDAEFSSLQAEMIQKAKSLGYDECVVFEEQAARAWFEARKAAK; encoded by the coding sequence ATGAAAAAAAAGGTTTTTCAAAAAGCAGGTTTGATTAGTGCGGCGTTATTACTAGTACTTAGCACAGTTGGATGTAACACTAATGGTATAGGTAACACAGATAATAAAACACCGAATTTAACCATTTATACACAGTCAGCTACCTATGAAGGTGCTGTGGGCGGATATATGGGCAAAGTGATGAAAGACAAATTAAATGTTTCTCTAAACGTCATGCCTAATAGTGTAGGGGGATCATCTCGTTTCGAAACAAAAATGGCTACAGGTAATCTGGGTGATATGGTTTTGTTTACTTCGTCTGACGATTTTAAAAAGGCTATTGAAGCAGGCAGTGTGCTTGATTTGAAAGAAGATTTGGATCAGATGCCGAATGTTTCGCGATTTAAAGAAGCAATAACTCGAATGGAGGATAGTTTTGGAGGCGTTTACGGAATCCCAACCGGAGTCTCAGATGTGAATAATGTGACGCAGCTTGACCCCGTTTCAATTCCATCTCTGCGCTTCGATTACTACCAGGAACTTGGTACACCAGAGATCAAGGAATATTGGGATTATTATGACGTGATCAAAAAGATGGTGGAAGCACATCCAACCACAGAAAATGGTGATAAGTTTTATGGCATGTCACTCTTCAGTGAATGGGATGGAAGATCGGTCAACATGGCTAAACAAATTGCTCTTTCATATGGATTCACCTCAACAGATGGTGTAAATAGCTATGATTTTATCATGCCGCATGGTACAGAAGATAAAATTGAGAAAATCCTTGATGAGAATAGTTACTATCTGCAAGCTTTGAAATGGTATAACAAGTTTTATCAAAATGGCATGTTAGACGAAGATTCGGTATCTCAAACGTGGGAAGACTATTTAGCCAAAGCCAATAAAGGACAGTCTGCGCTGTGGGTATACGGTTATATGGGGACGCTGAACTATAACCCATCTAATCTTGAGATGGTTAAAAGAGGAAAAGGATATAAGCGAATTCCATTTTCAAACTTAATGGCATCCGAAGCTAAAACTTCAACCGTAGGTGGCCGCTGGTTCTGGGCGATTTCCTCTACGTCAGAGAACAAAGAAGCTTCTATTAAGGTACTAGATTATTTCTATTCAGATGAGGGGGCGCTCAATTATCATTTGGGTCCAGAAGGTCTGTTCTGGCAGAAGAATGATAAAGGGGAACCTGAACTGACAGAACTCGGGAAGTCTCCTGTGGATTCTGTTGTTCCAGACGAATTCGGTGGTGGCAAAACGGGGGATACCTTCAAGTATATGTTCAACGGAGCAGCGCTTGATGAAAACACCATTAATTCAACGATTAAAGCGCCAATGAACAAAACCACATGGAAATCCTACTTGCAAGATAATGCCGAGCTGCTAGATCAAAACTGGACAGAACATTATGAAGGAGCGTTATCGGCAAAAGAATATTTACTTAAAAATAACATGCTCGCTTCATATACCGTTGTGAACGTACCGAATTTTAAATATGATGACCAGCTTGCAGTCAAACGGGATCAGGTTGGAGAGATCATCAAAGAGTTGTCCTGGAAAATGATCTATGCTAGAAATGATGCTGAATTTAGTTCACTGCAAGCAGAAATGATTCAAAAAGCCAAAAGTTTAGGGTATGACGAATGCGTTGTGTTTGAGGAGCAAGCAGCAAGAGCATGGTTTGAAGCACGGAAAGCAGCAAAATAA